The following DNA comes from Cucumis sativus cultivar 9930 chromosome 7, Cucumber_9930_V3, whole genome shotgun sequence.
gcaaataaaattatcaaactaCTGTCTAAAAGCTTTTTCGTGATGATGCTTCACtaaaatttgcaaaacatTTTCTCCTACTCCTCTATAGAATTCATGTTGGTTGTACCAATGTTACAACGACACTCAACAATGATTTATCTCATTTTGTTACCGTAGTTAACTTCAAATGAAATAGCATACACAGTTTATTGCTATTTTAAGCTCTCACTTCGACCTTTTTATCTCGTTAATCGGACAAAATGAACACATAGTTAATTTAGAATATGTATGTAATATGAATGTTAAAGAATAATATGAACAATTAATTTGGATAcacatttgaaatgaaaattccaAGCTAGGGCTTAATGATCAGATCAATGAAGATTATGGTGGGGATCCATATATACCCTTTGTATGGCCTTAATCAGTAGtttattgaaagaagaaaaagggtatTTTGATAGTACACACTTGATTAATGCTTTTTAATTCCAATAATGTCAATTCAAGGGACATATAGtctattatattaatatgtGACCACCTCTCATTTATGGTTTCTTTTCAACTcacttttttctgtttttaccTTAAACTTTCGACCTTCatctaaaaattatattggGAGAGTTGTTTTGgttaaattagattaaaaattgACATAATAACGAAGGAACGGTGTAAGgtataataaaacattttcctttataattttagatatCAAATAGACATCAACTTATTCAAATCTTAGAacgataatttttttctttcctaaatTTAGGATATGATGTTTGTAtattgagaaagaagaaaaaagtattgtATATTAATTGGAATCCACATGCACATTCAACTTTATGTGTAATATTTTGCTTAAAATTCAAGAACATGTTGATGAAGAAACATATTGGTGTGGGAGAATTTTGATATATGCTATCTTTGTGTTTTTTACAACAAATTCCAGTTGtgctaattaatttattataatacattttaagTTTCCATTATATAATAAGTcctcaaaaagaaagaaaaaagaaaattgcattGAAGGCCATGAGATTAGAGTGGGTGCACCACCACAACCATCACAACTACCACCAAGAACCCATTAAAAATCCACCCATTACAGAATGTTGCATTTAATTTCAtgatctaattaattaattttgtcccttcacatatatatttaacacttataatatatatatatgattaggACTTggattattaaatatatgttacATCAATCACCTCTTGTTTCATTCATCATTTGAACACGTTTGATTGAtcgaaaaaaattaactataaattactatatttttattttaatctaatatacatatttattacGATATCATCTTTGTAATAGATTAAACTTTTGAcctctaaaaaaagaaagtcatgctaaaatataattaagatgTGATAATGATCGATGatggaataaacttattgatatttttatttactactaacaagaaaatagtttttcattaattgttaatatttagtttacaacgacacaaaataaaacaaaatagatgCATGTGGTAATGTACTAGTAGTGTTTCTAAAAGTCTTGCAAGCCcattattatgaaaaaaaatgtttcctcaatgttttaaataatttactttcaatttatttgtaattaataagttgttatttaattttgaataatactaatataaatttaattattagggTATGGACTTGATTAAAGTGACATTAAATCTAATAATCATGCATTTCAAAATACAGATGTGTGCAAATTTACTTAACTTAATGATGCAAATACAGAATCATTCTTGCATCATCTaacaagagagaaaaaagaaattagtagCTAAAACtaacattatttatatatagcacactgaatttgaaatataaaactatattttgaattgCTTGTCGAGGACATAGAATAAcataagtaaataattaaatacgAACCatgttataaataataaataataaaaatatgaaataattcatatgttactttattattataataataataataataattttctaaagtttGGAACTTTAAATGATTCACATGAAGCCAAAAAGTTGTTTGCATTATTATTGCAGGAATACATGGAATTTGAGCACAATCTGCGTAtctaacttttcttctttatgtTCTTTAAATATCACTAAGATTTTAATGACATTTAAGGCAAAGAAAATGTATCTAAATTACAGATATATTTTGCGAGAAACAAGTTCTCTAAATgccccccctttttttttctctcttttcaaatttataattctatcacttttttttcttcatatagTATTAAGAAACAGTTATAAAAACTTAGctaatgaaattgaaagtaatttgaaacaaaaattggatATTTAAATCCACTGAAAACAAAACCTAGTTCttcacataaatataaaagaatccATGAgagtaaataaaaacaaaacacgctatttaaataattttacaaaataaaacaaaaaaatataaaatatatgtagaagacttagaaacataaaatagaataattaaaatgagtaaagagttaattttaatgttttaaaagataatggagaaagtatatatatatatataataatatagagAATATTTTGGAAGGTCAATTCTCAATTATTTCCAACTGAAACTGAAAGTGTTTTTGTAAGTGTCCCACATCAAAATCATAACCTAAATTACAATATACTATAACCCTTATTTCCCAACCTTTAGCTAAACgccatatttttcttttaatgaaaaaatgattgaaattatttataaaacatacaaaatttcatagtaaatattttacatcaAAATGGCTTTCAATAcattaaagttcaaaatatatacttaCAAGGGatcattttaatatgaattattaaAGGGGAAATCAATATAGTCACTCCAAAAACTCAACTTTTTGTaagtcaaaaaaaatttatcatctCTTTATATTTCCatgtaaaatctaaaatactaaaaagaaagaaaaaaaaaaaagttatttgatAAAGATAGAATTAGAGATGATTTGGTGTGAAACCAAGCTTTTTGTCGGGTTTTCATTatgtaaacttttttaaaagatataaaataacCTActactcatttttatttttattttatacactttaaaaaaaattgatcttatattctaaaaaaagtaaaaattgttaattgtcTTTAAATTATACTATCACTTCTAACTTATAAGTGGTGATATCAATTGTTATTACTAATAGTTGATATTAGTGAtaacttgaaatttttaaaatttgaaaaatgtgttatcaaatgcaattattttctatttttgtatatatttgatctatttttaatttatttcctaAATTGTACTCTGAATTGAACGAGGAAGATTGTGAAAGCGAGTTTGGAGTAATTCATTCTATTCTATTTCTAGTAAGAGTAGAAAGGTTGGATTCACATCCTACTAATATTGtagtaagaaaaattaaaattagaaactctttttatttaatgaattattaaagaattttgtaagagaaaaaaaagggtgtaAAGTGGGAATATTTTAGTTCCacatatttggtttttttgggATATTTAATGGGACCAAAGATGAAAACATTAAATGGTAGAAAGAGCCAATTTAGAGGCACCCCTTGAcccacttttgtttttattttccatagCCCCATGTCCCTTAGAACATGGAGGAAATTATGGCAGATTTCCCTTTCTTAATTCAACCCCTCCTTCctctccttttcctttttctcacaACACATATTTATTTCCCCAATACCAAAACCATCCATCTAATTAACCATCACAATAACAATCATATAGTATACTGTaagataaaatacaaaattcttttatatggAATATAAATCAAGTTCTTTATCAAAATACAACATATAAAAGAGAGAGTGACCTCattcaaaaaagaagaagcataaCCTCACTTTCCAACTTTCCATCCCCATATCcttattttcaatcaaatccaccaaaaaaaaaaacaaaattctcatattttttccaaagctttcttcttctctctctctctctctctctctgtgtgtatatatatatatatattgcagaagaaaaaagaaaaaagaaaaaagaaaaaagaaaaggaaaaagaaaattttagagtAATGGATGAAATAGAAATAGTGAAGTGTGAGTGTTGTGGGTTAAAAGAAGAATGCACAAAAGATTATATCAGTGAAGTGAAGGCCAATTTTGACGCGAAATGGCTTTGTGGCCTTTGTTCTCAAGCCGTGGgtgatgaaattttgtttagacCCAAAAACAACCACCACTCGCCGCCACAGCCGCCGCCTTCGTCCACTGGTGGAATTCAAGATGCCGTTAATGCCCACATGCTTTTCTGCCGTAAGTTCAAATCTAACCCTGCCGTTAGAGTCGCTGACGGCATGAAACAAATCTTGAGAAGGCGCTCCTCCGACTTGTCGTCCTCTCAATCCTCAtcctcatcttcttctaattcCACTTCTTCTTCCCACATGTCgtccttctcttctcttcgATAATTTCAAAACCCTTTTTTGTTTCCTGATCTACTGatcttgttcttcttcatACTTTTTTGCCTTCAATTCTGGTTATGGCTGTGTACGttaaacacttttttctttaattatataatactttttttttttaattttctcgtAAGTGAACGATTTTCCTAACA
Coding sequences within:
- the LOC101209523 gene encoding uncharacterized protein LOC101209523 is translated as MDEIEIVKCECCGLKEECTKDYISEVKANFDAKWLCGLCSQAVGDEILFRPKNNHHSPPQPPPSSTGGIQDAVNAHMLFCRKFKSNPAVRVADGMKQILRRRSSDLSSSQSSSSSSSNSTSSSHMSSFSSLR